The following proteins are encoded in a genomic region of Synechococcus sp. ROS8604:
- a CDS encoding class I SAM-dependent methyltransferase: protein MSGSAPAPQWADSSRGLGRWIERLIGIPLLRRPLFFQARQLIIRTAERNGIPWRKRRSELWEAAAPLLAESRTEGLVPPAYYQARFHAYEQGNLCWQAASEAEQATDAMALRIWPKEALEPLQAQTRLRDAIHAVVEPLLSDSTREVLDLGCSVGVSTQALARWLNARADQRGLNRPRLIGLDLSPEMLAVARVRDRDSLISEWRHAAAEHTALVSESIDFISLQFVCHELPQSATREVLQEAARLLKPGGVLLMVDQDPASSVLQRLPAAVATLLKSTEPYIEDYFGLDMGAALLQAGFRDLRIEACDPRHRVIACLR from the coding sequence ATGAGTGGGTCTGCTCCCGCTCCCCAATGGGCTGATTCCAGTCGGGGGCTCGGCCGCTGGATTGAACGGTTGATCGGCATCCCCCTGTTGCGTCGCCCCCTGTTTTTTCAGGCACGACAGCTGATCATCCGAACGGCTGAGCGCAACGGCATTCCTTGGCGGAAGCGACGGTCGGAATTGTGGGAGGCGGCCGCTCCCCTTCTGGCGGAGAGTCGCACCGAGGGCCTGGTTCCTCCCGCCTACTACCAAGCGCGTTTCCATGCCTATGAGCAGGGCAATCTCTGCTGGCAGGCGGCATCGGAGGCTGAGCAAGCCACCGATGCGATGGCCCTGCGAATCTGGCCAAAGGAAGCGCTGGAGCCGCTCCAGGCTCAGACGCGACTCCGCGATGCGATCCATGCGGTGGTGGAACCGCTTCTCAGCGATTCCACCCGCGAGGTTTTGGATCTGGGTTGTTCCGTTGGCGTCAGCACCCAGGCGCTTGCCCGTTGGTTGAACGCTCGGGCCGATCAACGTGGTCTGAACAGGCCACGGCTGATCGGTTTGGATCTCTCTCCGGAGATGCTGGCTGTAGCAAGGGTCAGAGATCGCGACAGCTTGATCAGTGAGTGGCGCCATGCCGCTGCCGAACACACCGCTTTGGTGAGTGAGAGCATTGATTTCATCAGCCTTCAGTTCGTTTGCCACGAGCTGCCTCAAAGCGCCACCCGTGAGGTCTTGCAAGAAGCAGCGCGTCTTCTGAAGCCGGGGGGCGTGTTGCTGATGGTGGATCAGGATCCAGCTTCATCGGTATTGCAACGCCTGCCAGCCGCCGTTGCGACCCTGCTGAAGAGCACCGAGCCCTACATCGAGGACTATTTCGGCCTCGATATGGGCGCCGCTCTTCTGCAGGCAGGGTTTCGAGATCTGCGTATTGAGGCCTGTGATCCACGACATCGTGTAATTGCCTGTTTACGCTGA
- a CDS encoding AI-2E family transporter — translation MFGPAWMRWGLSLPLLTLNLFVLRQLLVPLAPFPGLFLTAALIAFLLSIPSRWLRARGLPGWLAISLVFLLAVGILVISGITLVPLLIDQLAQLINALPGWLEASQGLIGRLQEWAMARGLPSEFGDLSSDVLTRASRLASQFSQQLLGLLGATLGTTINTVIVLVLAVFFLLGGESITAGLVRWLPQEWRELVVVTITRTFRGYFAGQVVLALILSAGQIAVFTLLKIPYGVLFAVLIGLTTLIPYASAFTIVAVSVLLAVQDPGMGLAILAAAIGVGQVVDQLIQPRLMGSIVGLQPAWLLIALPLGARAGALFGFGELLGLLLAVPVASCIKTLIDAWADRQGFDLPSKAIRSAQE, via the coding sequence ATGTTCGGTCCTGCCTGGATGCGTTGGGGACTCTCCCTACCTCTGTTAACGCTCAACTTATTCGTGTTGCGTCAGTTGCTTGTGCCGCTGGCGCCCTTTCCGGGTTTGTTTTTGACCGCGGCCCTGATCGCCTTCCTCCTCAGCATTCCTTCCCGCTGGCTTCGTGCCCGGGGGCTTCCGGGTTGGCTTGCGATTTCCCTGGTGTTTTTGCTGGCCGTAGGAATTTTGGTGATCTCAGGCATCACATTGGTGCCCCTTTTGATTGACCAACTCGCGCAATTGATCAATGCCTTGCCAGGTTGGCTTGAAGCCTCCCAAGGGTTGATCGGCCGTCTCCAGGAATGGGCGATGGCCCGTGGATTGCCAAGTGAATTCGGAGATCTGAGCAGCGATGTTTTGACGCGTGCCAGTCGTTTAGCGAGCCAGTTCAGTCAACAGTTGCTAGGCCTTCTTGGGGCGACCCTCGGCACCACGATCAACACCGTCATCGTCCTGGTGCTGGCGGTGTTCTTTCTGCTGGGAGGCGAATCCATTACGGCAGGGTTGGTGCGGTGGTTGCCGCAGGAGTGGCGTGAGCTGGTGGTGGTCACCATCACGCGCACCTTTCGGGGCTATTTCGCCGGTCAGGTCGTGCTCGCTTTGATTTTGAGCGCTGGTCAGATTGCGGTGTTCACCTTGCTGAAGATTCCTTATGGCGTGTTGTTTGCTGTTTTGATTGGCCTAACAACGTTGATCCCCTACGCCAGTGCTTTCACGATCGTTGCGGTGAGTGTTTTGTTGGCCGTGCAAGATCCTGGAATGGGCCTCGCCATCCTGGCGGCCGCGATTGGCGTCGGTCAGGTTGTGGATCAGTTGATCCAGCCACGCTTGATGGGGAGCATCGTTGGCTTGCAGCCGGCTTGGCTGCTGATTGCTCTCCCGCTTGGTGCACGCGCGGGCGCTTTGTTCGGTTTTGGAGAGCTTCTGGGCCTGTTGCTTGCCGTGCCAGTGGCGAGTTGCATCAAAACCCTGATTGATGCCTGGGCTGATCGTCAGGGCTTTGATCTGCCTTCAAAAGCGATCAGATCTGCGCAGGAATGA
- a CDS encoding translation initiation factor, whose protein sequence is MRKGGWQEFSSADSLQRPTGPSAGATPKNEQVVRVQPTRGGKGGKTVTVIRGLELDPDGLKSLLKKLKTRIGSGGTAKDGVIELQGDQVELSLELLKKEGYKPKRAGG, encoded by the coding sequence ATGCGCAAGGGAGGCTGGCAAGAATTCAGCAGTGCTGACAGTCTGCAACGCCCAACTGGACCATCAGCAGGCGCCACACCCAAGAATGAGCAGGTGGTTCGCGTGCAGCCCACCCGCGGGGGGAAAGGGGGCAAAACCGTCACGGTGATCCGCGGTCTTGAATTAGATCCGGATGGCTTGAAGTCCCTCCTCAAAAAGTTGAAAACGCGCATTGGCAGTGGCGGCACCGCAAAGGATGGCGTGATCGAGTTGCAGGGGGATCAGGTTGAGCTCAGTCTCGAATTGCTTAAAAAAGAGGGCTACAAACCCAAAAGAGCTGGAGGCTGA
- the trpB gene encoding tryptophan synthase subunit beta translates to MTSTLPTASTPDPASLTPSVRPEAHGRFGRYGGQYVPETLMPALAELEQAAAEAWKDSAFTTQLNRLLKSYVGRATPLYEAERLTAHYRRSDGGPRIWLKREDLNHTGAHKINNALGQALLALRMGKKRIIAETGAGQHGVATATVCARFGLECVVYMGAEDMRRQALNVFRMRLLGATVQPVTAGTATLKDATSEAIRDWVTNVETTHYILGSVAGPHPYPMLVRDFHAVIGNEAREQCMESFGRLPDVLLACVGGGSNAMGLFHPFVQDTSVRLIGVEAAGDGVQTGRHAATITEGRVGVLHGAMSLLLQDQDGQVQEAHSISAGLDYPGVGPEHSYLRDIGRAEYAAVTDDAALSALRLVSELEGIIPALETAHAFAWLEMLCPTLPSGSEIVINCSGRGDKDVNTVAEKLGSQL, encoded by the coding sequence GTGACAAGCACTCTGCCGACTGCCAGCACCCCAGATCCAGCCAGCCTGACGCCTTCGGTTCGGCCTGAAGCTCACGGTCGGTTTGGTCGTTATGGAGGGCAGTACGTTCCCGAAACGCTGATGCCAGCGCTTGCTGAGCTTGAACAAGCGGCGGCTGAAGCGTGGAAGGATTCAGCCTTCACGACTCAGCTCAATCGGCTGCTGAAATCCTATGTAGGGCGAGCCACACCCCTCTACGAAGCGGAGCGTCTCACCGCTCACTATCGCCGTTCCGATGGGGGTCCACGCATCTGGTTGAAGCGCGAAGATCTCAATCACACGGGTGCGCACAAAATCAACAATGCCCTTGGTCAGGCGTTGTTGGCCTTGCGTATGGGCAAGAAGCGAATCATTGCTGAAACCGGTGCCGGTCAGCATGGCGTGGCCACCGCAACGGTCTGCGCTCGTTTCGGCCTGGAGTGCGTGGTCTACATGGGGGCTGAAGACATGCGCCGTCAGGCGCTGAATGTGTTCCGGATGCGCTTATTGGGAGCCACCGTTCAGCCGGTCACGGCAGGAACCGCCACCTTGAAGGACGCGACGAGCGAAGCCATCCGCGATTGGGTGACCAATGTGGAAACCACCCACTACATCCTTGGATCCGTGGCTGGTCCCCATCCCTATCCGATGTTGGTGCGTGACTTCCATGCAGTGATCGGCAATGAAGCGCGTGAGCAATGCATGGAGTCGTTTGGGCGGCTTCCTGATGTGTTGTTGGCGTGTGTGGGTGGAGGTTCCAATGCGATGGGGCTCTTCCATCCGTTTGTGCAAGACACCTCTGTTCGTCTGATTGGCGTTGAGGCCGCAGGTGATGGAGTGCAAACTGGCCGTCATGCCGCCACGATTACGGAGGGCCGAGTGGGGGTGCTGCATGGGGCGATGAGCCTGCTTCTTCAAGATCAGGACGGCCAAGTGCAGGAAGCGCATTCCATCAGTGCTGGTCTTGACTATCCCGGTGTGGGGCCAGAGCACAGTTATCTGCGGGATATCGGCCGCGCTGAATACGCTGCCGTTACGGACGATGCGGCGCTCTCCGCTTTACGGCTTGTGAGTGAGTTGGAGGGAATCATTCCCGCTTTGGAAACCGCCCATGCGTTTGCTTGGCTGGAAATGTTGTGCCCCACGCTTCCCAGCGGCAGCGAAATTGTGATCAATTGTTCTGGTCGTGGTGATAAGGATGTGAACACCGTGGCGGAAAAACTTGGAAGTCAGCTTTGA
- the purE gene encoding 5-(carboxyamino)imidazole ribonucleotide mutase: protein MSKPSEPTIVATSRVAVIMGSDSDLPTLKPAVSVLEDLGVNVEVRVLSAHRTPLEMVDFARHAKSMGFQVIVAGAGGAAHLPGMVASLTTLPVIGVPVKSRALSGVDSLHSIVQMPGGIPVATVAIGGGLNAGLLAAQILAISDSTLSERLEAYRQQLHDMVVAKDARLKNLGADAYLDSMSSS from the coding sequence GTGTCCAAGCCATCGGAGCCCACAATCGTTGCGACGTCCCGTGTTGCAGTGATCATGGGAAGTGATTCTGATTTGCCGACCCTGAAGCCAGCGGTTTCGGTCCTTGAAGACCTGGGTGTCAACGTTGAGGTGCGTGTGCTTTCGGCCCATCGCACTCCCCTGGAAATGGTGGACTTTGCAAGGCATGCAAAATCCATGGGATTTCAGGTAATCGTTGCTGGTGCCGGCGGTGCTGCCCACCTCCCAGGCATGGTGGCCTCGCTCACCACGCTTCCTGTCATCGGCGTTCCTGTGAAGAGTCGCGCGCTCTCCGGGGTCGATTCCCTGCACTCCATTGTTCAGATGCCTGGTGGTATCCCTGTGGCCACGGTGGCGATTGGCGGCGGTTTAAACGCTGGTTTGCTGGCCGCTCAGATTCTGGCGATCAGTGATTCGACCCTCTCTGAACGACTTGAGGCCTACCGCCAGCAACTCCACGACATGGTGGTTGCCAAGGATGCCCGCCTCAAAAATCTCGGTGCTGACGCGTATCTGGATTCCATGTCGAGTAGCTGA
- a CDS encoding ABC transporter substrate-binding protein: MAFQGRALSPPLTIVLGLAIGGALFALWSGVNQTTKQERLEPAQSSSMTSNEAGRSLASENLDSLLNEEPRPWLLAQSLPLKGPSGHIGERFALGIDTVLRELNDRGGIAGRPVKVWRIDDGYEPENTLRNTRLFAAEPDVLALFGFFGTPTSKAALPIAKTAGLTLVAPLTGASALREQGQTEVLHFRASYAEEARRIVNHLVNDGFVRIAVAYQNDAYGKDVLASTVEALKKHNLSAVSTAALPRNSIETTQAANTIIKSKPDALIVISLSKTMASLVNNLHRNGSRPQLMTISPTGTKALFRDLPQAAAFGVGVTQVVPFPWDARHPDVASYQRLLRQQQQDGEVDFDFYSLEGFMAAQWLVEAMESIAPDVTRDRLVDELRRTTPGLHRSIDLVFLGSDPWEP, encoded by the coding sequence ATGGCATTCCAAGGAAGAGCCCTGTCCCCCCCGCTGACCATCGTCCTAGGACTCGCCATCGGGGGGGCCTTGTTTGCCCTTTGGAGCGGTGTCAACCAGACAACAAAACAGGAGCGACTTGAGCCCGCGCAGAGCAGCTCGATGACCTCGAACGAGGCGGGACGAAGCCTTGCCAGTGAGAACCTTGATTCCCTTCTTAACGAAGAACCCCGCCCTTGGTTGCTGGCACAGTCCCTTCCCCTGAAAGGCCCCTCTGGACATATCGGAGAGCGCTTCGCCCTAGGAATCGACACCGTTTTACGGGAGCTCAATGATCGGGGGGGCATCGCCGGACGCCCCGTCAAGGTTTGGCGGATCGATGATGGCTATGAGCCAGAAAATACGCTGCGTAACACCCGCTTGTTTGCGGCCGAGCCTGATGTTTTGGCCCTCTTCGGCTTTTTTGGCACGCCCACGAGCAAAGCGGCCCTACCGATTGCCAAGACGGCGGGACTCACCCTTGTTGCTCCTCTCACAGGTGCTAGCGCCCTCAGAGAACAAGGTCAGACCGAGGTGTTGCACTTCCGAGCCAGCTATGCGGAAGAAGCTCGGCGGATCGTCAATCACCTCGTCAACGACGGCTTCGTAAGGATTGCAGTGGCATATCAGAACGACGCCTATGGAAAAGACGTGCTTGCCAGCACAGTGGAGGCCCTGAAAAAGCACAATCTCAGTGCTGTCAGCACAGCGGCTCTGCCACGAAACTCCATTGAAACAACGCAAGCCGCCAACACGATTATCAAATCAAAGCCCGATGCCCTCATCGTGATCTCACTGAGCAAAACGATGGCCTCATTGGTGAACAACCTGCATCGAAATGGCAGCCGCCCGCAATTAATGACCATCTCTCCAACAGGAACCAAAGCGCTGTTTCGGGATCTGCCGCAAGCAGCCGCCTTTGGCGTTGGTGTCACACAAGTTGTGCCCTTCCCTTGGGATGCACGGCACCCAGATGTCGCGAGCTATCAACGACTCCTACGCCAGCAGCAGCAGGATGGTGAAGTTGATTTCGATTTCTACAGCCTCGAAGGCTTCATGGCAGCGCAATGGCTCGTTGAGGCAATGGAATCGATCGCTCCAGATGTCACCCGGGATCGACTCGTCGATGAACTGAGACGCACCACTCCAGGATTACATCGCAGTATCGATTTGGTCTTCCTTGGCAGCGATCCCTGGGAGCCCTAA
- the cysC gene encoding adenylyl-sulfate kinase: MAAADNTKATNIVWHQASVDRDTRAKQRGHGSSILWFTGLSGAGKSTLANAVNAALFERGLATYVLDGDNVRHGLCKDLGFSDADREENIRRIGEVAKLFLDAGVIVLTAFVSPFRADRDKARALVNAGDFIEIHCAADLSVCEERDTKGLYAKARAGEIKEFTGISSPYEAPEHPELNINTGNSSLDSCVEQVIHYLVEQKIIPAQI; this comes from the coding sequence ATGGCCGCCGCCGACAACACAAAAGCAACCAACATCGTTTGGCACCAGGCCTCGGTTGATCGCGACACTCGCGCTAAACAACGGGGCCACGGCAGCTCAATCCTCTGGTTTACGGGCTTAAGCGGGGCTGGCAAAAGCACCTTGGCCAATGCCGTGAACGCTGCTTTGTTTGAGCGTGGACTGGCGACTTACGTGTTGGACGGCGACAACGTTCGCCACGGCCTCTGCAAGGACTTGGGCTTTTCCGACGCCGACCGAGAAGAAAACATCCGGCGCATCGGCGAGGTGGCGAAGCTGTTCCTCGATGCCGGCGTGATTGTGCTGACGGCGTTTGTGTCTCCTTTTCGGGCTGACCGCGACAAAGCAAGAGCTCTTGTGAACGCAGGAGACTTCATCGAGATCCACTGCGCAGCCGATCTCAGCGTTTGCGAAGAACGTGACACCAAGGGGCTCTATGCCAAAGCGCGTGCGGGGGAAATCAAAGAATTCACCGGGATCTCCAGCCCCTATGAAGCACCGGAACATCCTGAACTCAATATCAACACCGGCAACAGCAGCCTGGACAGCTGCGTCGAGCAGGTGATCCATTATCTGGTTGAGCAAAAGATCATTCCTGCGCAGATCTGA